A DNA window from Nerophis lumbriciformis linkage group LG03, RoL_Nlum_v2.1, whole genome shotgun sequence contains the following coding sequences:
- the LOC133578557 gene encoding uncharacterized protein, whose translation MSNIVYLSLPHWDGGFKKIRFIYLVNDSSFTLTECPRKGVAAVPLFLGADLFSNTDIRPENHPRCHAKYARKGLSTKIQFSSAFRFRGLKVPTSNNGLWFYSIHGLFRVAFETYTKQEQLAVVENFQDLWKSQINDSPLKTSYSLSEQLDAGPSDTRMDGLDLEATTANISKEHDHCYFSQQRRPLVLTLRSKLQRLDAKLSSEAESFKEQQLETLLLFLDHTERCLGGTLEEKDVADSVLALLKSKEWSCVYSSPLLDAVARWLGRQFSSANGSVSRGVEGFKERHIERISELPPAEEVAAELFPEAMRTLLLHWMGLSQEADAAKRRSEYPILLLILEFANHNLITGVAHVLYSTLICK comes from the exons atgtcaaacattGTCTATTTGTCTTTACCCCACTGGGATGGAGGCTTCAAAAAGATTCGTTTTATTTACTTGGTCAATGATTCGTCTTTTACTCTGACAGAGTGTCCACGAAAG GGTGTGGCGGCGGTGCCTCTCTTTTTAGGAGCCGATCTCTTCTCCAACACCGACATCCGGCCCGAGAATCATCCCCGCTGTCACGCCAAATATGCCAGGAAAGGCCTGTCCACCAAAATACAATTTTCTTCcg CCTTTAGGTTCCGTGGCTTGAAGGTGCCCACGTCCAACAACGGCCTCTGGTTCTACAGCATTCACGGGCTTTTTCGAGTGGCTTTTGAAACGTACACCAAGCAGGAGCAGCTTGCAGTGGTGGAGAACTTCCAG GACCTTTGGAAGTCTCAAATAAACGACAGCCCGCTGAAGACGAGCTACAGCCTCAGCGAGCAGCTGGACGCCGGTCCCTCCGACACCAGGATGGATGGTCTGGATCTGGAGGCCACCACAGCAAACATCTCAAAAGAACACGATCACTGCTACTTTTCACAGCAAAGGCGTCCGCTCGTGTTGACGCTCAGGAGTAAACTTCAGCGCTTGGACGCTAAACTTTCCTCCGAGGCCGAGAGCTTCAAAGAGCAGCAGTTGGAGACCCTCCTGCTTTTTTTGGACCACACGGAGCGATGCCTCGGCGGGACGTTAGAGGAAAAAGACGTGGCGGACTCGGTGCTGGCGCTGCTCAAGTCCAAAGAGTGGAGCTGCGTTTATTCCAGCCCCCTGCTGGACGCCGTCGCCCGGTGGCTCGGCCGCCAGTTCAGCTCGGCCAACGGGAGCGTGAGCCGCGGCGTGGAGGGCTTCAAGGAGCGGCACATAGAGAGGATCAGCGAGCTGCCGCCGGCCGAGGAAGTGGCCGCCGAGCTTTTCCCGGAGGCCATGAGGACGCTGCTGCTCCACTGGATGGGACTGAGCCAAGAGGCGGACGCGGCCAAGCGACGCAGCGAGTATCCCATCCTGCTTCTCATCCTGGAGTTCGCCAACCACAACCTCATCACCGGCGTGGCTCACGTCCTCTACTCCACTCTCATATGCAAATAA